In a single window of the Rhodamnia argentea isolate NSW1041297 chromosome 2, ASM2092103v1, whole genome shotgun sequence genome:
- the LOC115728517 gene encoding inner centromere protein has translation MLLSGTSFCVTEEAILISQRFVSELASYQPRLNSLLCTMPLLHSKLAVPCPALICDPNKLLCPLFGHVADVKFVQFICPKRSNSPPFAMISSTTMLDPLRSSKKRVDPVETSGSRECGWSEVTAGAPDNNCEEGKLNSEIVSSGCFNDKSYKESERRRKIGEANKGKVPWNVGIRHSEETRMRIKQRTIEALRDPKIRQKMSEHPRTHSDLIKAKIGSSLRYIWKERLKRRRLKEKFFSSWADNIAEAAKTGWSDQRELDWDSYDKLKHEIDFQHLHRLAEKERAKSMAKMRAHKEAAEAKAEKMARLAQKRKEREEKAKERGKTKRVSCSRAKKKKNDLAVDQGMKLKKSLLKINRKRSLKVVQVTGQVDAVLSHIPAWEKLDLDHIMREKAQRKPSLADQIQAAKNQSKVHNLEALLMPSSVHSSSDTEMLDMFDIIAIWRSPQ, from the exons ATGCTCTTATCTGGGACATCATTCTGCGTGACGGAGGAAGCCATTCTCATTTCTCAGCGCTTTGTCTCCGAACTCGCATCATATCAACCTCGCCTGAACTCTCTACTCTGCACAATGCCGCTTCTCCACTC AAAATTGGCAGTTCCATGCCCAGCCCTCATCTGTGATCCGAACAAACTTCTGTGCCCACTTTTTGGGCATGTTGCGGACGTCAAATTCGTGCAATTCATTTGTCCAAAGCGGAGCAATTCACCTCCCTTTGCGATGATCTCTTCCACCACCATGCTTGACCCCCTCAGATCATCAAAGAAGAGGGTTGATCCGGTAGAGACATCTGGATCGCGGGAATGTGGCTGGTCAGAAGTCACGGCAGGTGCTCCTGATAATAACTGCGAGGAAGGAAAACTAAATAGCGAGATCGTCTCCTCAGGATGTTTTAATGACAAGAGCTATAAGGAAAGTGAGAGAAGGAGAAAAATTGGAGAAGCCAACAAAGGGAAAGTGCCATGGAATGTTGGGATAAGACATAGTGAAG AGACTCGAATGCGAATCAAGCAGAGAACAATTGAAGCATTGAGAGATCCCAAG ATCAGGCAGAAGATGTCTGAACATCCCCGTACTCACAG TGATTTGATCAAAGCAAAGATTGGCTCTTCACTTCGGTACATTTGGAAAGAGCGTTTGAAGCGTAGAAGATTGAAAGAGAAATTCTTCTCATCATGGGCAGATAACATAGCAGAGGCAGCTAAGACAGGATGGAGTGATCAGAGAGAACTGGACTGGGATAGCTATGACAAATTAAAGCATGAAATCGATTTCCAACATCTTCATCGGCTTGCTGAAAAGGAAAGAGCTAAAAGTATGGCAAAGATGAGGGCTCATAAAGAAGCAGCAGAGGCAAAAGCAGAAAAGATGGCTAGGCTTGctcagaagagaaaagaaagggaggaaaaagcaaaagaacgaGGAAAGACGAAAAGAGTATCATGCAGtagagcaaagaagaagaaaaatgacttAGCAGTCGATCAGGGGATGAAGCTTAAGAAGAGTTTGCTGAAG ATTAACCGAAAGAGATCCTTAAAAGTTGTCCAAGTCACTGGTCAAGTGGATGCAGTTCTTTCTCATATTCCAGCTTGGGAGAAACTGGATTTAGATCATATCATGAGAGAAAAGGCACAAAGGAAACCTTCACTGGCTGATCAGATACAAGCGGCCAAAAATCAAAGCAAAGTTCACAACTTAGAGGCTCTTCTCATGCCATCTTCTGTTCATTCATCCA GTGACACAGAGATGTTGGATATGTTCGACATCATTGCTATTTGGAGGTCACCTCAGTAA
- the LOC115737357 gene encoding ABC transporter G family member 10: MELPLTAPDSGGSTVSYKLETKSLSYKLCAKFDEFSWLFRDKGRNSSAKFILKDVNCEARPAEITAIAGPSGAGKTTLLEVLAGKISWGQVSGEVLVNEQPIDPKSFQRLSGYVPQDDELFPSLTVEETLMYSARLRLHGGRKEAVARVRALMKELGLDHVAGTRIGSKSSNRGISGGEKRRVSIGVELVHDPAVILIDEPTSGLDSASALHVVKKLKFMALHQGKTIILTIHQPGYRILELLDRVVLLSGGFVIHNGPLSLLEEKLRFAGLGMPCHVNVLEYAIDGIEYLGVEAHNNPHFHQGNAKDGNENEAGKEELFSYPNSWFREILILEQRFCRNIFRTKQLFATRVIQALVAGFVLGTIFLNVGDNPGELALQTRLGFFAFSLTFLLSSTTEGLPIYLQERRILMRETSRGAYRVSSYVVANIVVFLPFLLMVCFLYSIPVYWLVGFRRSTDAFFYFSLVVWLVLLMSNSFVACFSALVPNFIMGTSIIAGLMGSFFLFSGYFISKEKIPQYWIFMHYMSLFKYPFECFILNEYGGPEGRNMCLEFENGECSLYGSGFLRQQGLEQSEKWTNIAVMCGFIVGYRVLCLLILWYRCCRTRN, encoded by the coding sequence ATGGAATTGCCGTTGACGGCGCCGGATTCCGGTGGCTCGACAGTTTCATACAAGTTGGAGACAAAGAGCTTGTCCTACAAACTGTGCGCCAAGTTCGATGAGTTCTCTTGGCTCTTTCGCGACAAGGGTCGAAACTCGAGCGCAAAGTTCATTTTGAAGGATGTGAACTGCGAGGCAAGGCCTGCGGAGATCACTGCCATTGCTGGACCCAGCGGAGCTGGCAAAACCACCTTGCTTGAAGTCCTAGCCGGGAAAATCTCCTGGGGCCAAGTGTCTGGGGAAGTTCTCGTTAACGAACAGCCAATCGATCCCAAGAGCTTCCAGAGGTTATCTGGTTACGTTCCTCAAGATGATGAGCTGTTTCCTTCGCTGACTGTTGAGGAAACGCTCATGTATAGCGCGCGTCTCAGGCTTCACGGAGGCAGGAAAGAGGCTGTCGCTAGAGTGAGAGCACTAATGAAGGAGCTTGGCTTGGATCATGTTGCAGGAACGAGAATAGGTAGTAAGTCATCGAACAGAGGGATCTCGGGAGGGGAAAAGCGCAGGGTGTCGATTGGGGTGGAACTAGTCCATGACCCGGCAGTGATCTTGATCGATGAACCAACGTCAGGACTGGATTCAGCCTCAGCTCTTCACGTTGTGAAGAAGCTCAAGTTCATGGCACTTCACCAAGGTAAGACAATCATATTAACCATCCACCAACCTGGGTATCGAATCCTTGAGCTGTTAGATCGAGTTGTTTTGCTTTCGGGGGGATTTGTTATCCATAATGGTCCTCTGTCTCTTCTGGAAGAGAAGCTTAGGTTCGCTGGTTTGGGCATGCCGTGCCATGTCAATGTGCTTGAATATGCCATTGATGGTATAGAATACTTGGGTGTAGAAGCTCACAACAACCCGCATTTTCACCAAGGAAACGCTAAAGACGGTAATGAAAACGAGGCAGGAAAAGAGGAGCTGTTCTCATATCCGAACTCTTGGTTCAGAGAGATTCTAATACTGGAGCAAAGATTTTGCAGAAACATTTTCAGGACGAAGCAGCTCTTCGCCACAAGGGTGATACAGGCCCTTGTGGCTGGGTTCGTGCTCGGCACCATTTTCCTTAACGTCGGAGACAATCCAGGAGAACTTGCTCTGCAAACTCGGCTCGGGTTTTTTGCCTTCAGCCTAACCTTCTTGCTCTCTTCAACGACAGAAGGCCTGCCCATTTACCTGCAAGAAAGAAGAATCCTGATGAGGGAGACTTCAAGAGGAGCCTACAGGGTATCCTCCTACGTTGTCGCGAATATCGTTGTCttccttccctttcttttgaTGGTGTGTTTCCTCTACTCGATCCCAGTTTACTGGCTGGTCGGGTTTCGGAGAAGCACGGAtgcatttttctacttctcgcTCGTGGTTTGGCTGGTCCTCTTGATGTCCAATTCCTTTGTAGCTTGTTTCAGCGCTCTCGTGCCGAATTTCATCATGGGGACGTCGATCATCGCCGGACTGATGGgatctttcttcctcttctccggTTATTTCATATCGAAGGAGAAGATCCCCCAATACTGGATTTTCATGCATTACATGAGCTTGTTCAAGTACCCATTTGAGTGTTTCATACTGAATGAATATGGAGGTCCTGAAGGGAGAAACATGTGCTTAGAGTTTGAGAATGGAGAGTGCAGCTTATATGGAAGCGGGTTCTTGAGACAGCAAGGATTAGAGCAATCAGAGAAGTGGACCAACATAGCTGTGATGTGTGGCTTCATCGTCGGCTACAGAGTCCTCTGTCTTCTCATCTTATGGTACAGATGCTGTAGGACAAGAAACTAG
- the LOC115728518 gene encoding cold-responsive protein kinase 1-like — protein MRCFPSLFKCNRASPLKLSGEVDEEVSGIQNTTLYKYKDLVKATADFSRSNKIGHGGFGSVYKGVLDDGTLVAVKVLSAESSQGVREFLTEINMIANIEHPNLVKLHGCCVEGEHRILVYGYLENNSLAQTLLGGSNSSIQFQWPTRRKICIGVATGLAFLHEEVQPPIIHRDIKASNILLDRQLEPIISDFGLAKLFPSNMTHISTRVAGTVGYLAPEYAMRGQLTNKADIYSFGVLLLEIVSGRFNTNKKLPAEERYLLERAWKLHEKGELMSLVDTSLDGEEEHHREEACLFMKIGFLCAQGIPRLRPSMSTVVKMLMGLAEVKDSEISRPGSLSEFMSLIPEEGLKGHSKDSSSTASGESSGPDKSSLWSKDMPGSCATMTFNSIYDRSI, from the exons ATGCGCTGTTTTCCTTCATTATTCAAGTGCAACAGAGCTTCCCCATTGAAACTAAGTGGAGAGGTCGATGAGG AGGTTTCAGGAATACAGAATACAACGTTGTACAAGTATAAAGACTTGGTCAAAGCAACCGCAGATTTCAGTCGATCCAACAAAATCGGTCATGGGGGTTTTGGTTCTGTCTACAAG GGTGTACTTGACGATGGCACCTTGGTCGCTGTGAAGGTGTTGTCGGCTGAGTCGAGTCAAGGAGTGCGGGAGTTCTTGACAGAGATAAACATGATTGCAAATATAGAGCATCCTAACCTAGTTAAGTTACATGGTTGCTGTGTGGAAGGAGAGCATAGGATCCTGGTATACGGTTATCTCGAGAATAATAGCCTCGCGCAAACACTTCTTG GCGGTTCCAACAGTAGCATCCAATTTCAATGGCCTACACGACGTAAGATTTGCATAGGCGTGGCGACGGGGCTAGCATTCCTCCACGAGGAAGTCCAACCACCGATTATCCACAGAGATATAAAAGCGAGCAATATCCTGCTAGATCGTCAGCTGGAGCCGATAATTTCAGATTTTGGTCTTGCTAAACTTTTCCCGAGCAACATGACTCATATCAGCACCCGTGTTGCTGGAACAGT GGGTTATCTGGCACCAGAGTATGCAATGCGAGGTCAGTTGACCAATAAAGCAGATATATACAGTTTCGGCGTACTGCTTTTGGAAATTGTTAGTGGGAGATTTAACACAAACAAGAAATTACCGGCTGAAGAACGATATCTTCTTGAAAGG GCATGGAAGCTGCACGAGAAAGGGGAGCTAATGAGCTTAGTGGACACATCTCTGGACGGGGAAGAGGAACATCATAGGGAAGAGGCATGCCTATTCATGAAGATCGGTTTTCTCTGCGCACAAGGTATACCACGGCTTCGACCATCCATGTCGACTGTCGTGAAGATGCTAATGGGCTTAGCTGAGGTTAAAGACAGTGAGATATCGAGACCTGGGTCACTTTCAGAATTCATGAGTCTAATTCCTGAGGAAGGGTTGAAAGGTCACTCGAAGGATTCATCTTCCACTGCATCTGGGGAGTCGAGCGGGCCAGACAAATCATCTTTGTGGTCGAAAGACATGCCCGGCTCATGTGCTACGATGACCTTCAATTCTATTTATGATAGGAGCATTTGA
- the LOC115737363 gene encoding probable beta-1,3-galactosyltransferase 14 encodes MPSSPKFFHQSRPLPRRSTVLILGCCLLIGLSGFVFGLIAILRPGKCSVREPRSVRVVWEKEGSGDGSNSAGDGVRSANRHKVMGFVGIQTGFGSAGRRRSLRQTWMPSGRQGLQRLEEATGLAFRFVIGKTKDQSKMSELRREVAEYDDFLLLDIEEEYSMLPYKTLAFFKAAYALYDSEFYVKADDDIYLRPDRLSLLLAKERSHTQSYIGCMKKGQVFTNPKLKWYEPLHYLLGSEYFLHAYGPLYALSADVVAGLVALRNNSFRMFSNEDVTIGSWMLAMNVHHENNQMLCESDCTPSFIAVWDIPKCSGLCDPEKRLVELHQKESCSRSPTMPSDDE; translated from the exons ATGCCCTCATCTCCCAAGTTCTTCCACCAGAGCCGTCCTTTGCCGCGCAGATCTACGGTCCTGATCTTGGGCTGTTGCCTCCTGATCGGGCTATCCGGATTCGTGTTCGGCCTCATCGCCATCCTCAGGCCGGGCAAGTGCTCCGTCCGCGAGCCGCGATCGGTTCGAGTCGtttgggagaaagagggcagcGGGGACGGCTCAAATTCTGCTGGAGATGGAGTTCGAAGTGCTAACCGTCATAAAGTCATGGGCTTTGTGGGGATTCAGACCGGTTTCGGATCGGCCGGTCGCCGGAGATCCCTGCGCCAGACTTGGATGCCGTCCGGGCGGCAAGGGCTCCAACG GTTGGAGGAAGCCACTGGTTTGGCATTCAGGTTTGTGATTGGCAAAACTAAAGATCAGTCGAAGATGTCGGAGCTTAGGAGGGAAGTGGCAGAGTATGACGACTTTTTGTTACTGGACATTGAAGAGGAATACAGTATGCTTCCTTATAAAAC GCTAGCTTTCTTCAAAGCTGCATATGCACTTTATGATTCCGAGTTTTATGTCAAAGCAGACGATGACATATATCTAAGACCTG ATCGGCTTTCATTGCTCTTGGCAAAGGAACGGAGTCATACCCAATCTTACATTGGGTGCATGAAAAAGGGGCAAGTTTTCACCAACCCAAAGCTTAAATG GTATGAGCCGTTGCACTATTTGCTTGGCAGCGAGTACTTCCTCCATGCGTATGGTCCGTTATATGCTCTTTCAGCTGATGTTGTTGCAGGCTTGGTTGCTCTTCGAAACAATAG TTTCCGGATGTTCAGCAATGAGGATGTTACAATTGGGTCATGGATGCTTGCCATGAATGTACATCATGAGAACAATCAAATGCTTTGTGAATCAGATTGCACTCCATCCTTTATTGCTGTTTGGGATATTCCAAAGTGTTCAG